From a region of the Spelaeicoccus albus genome:
- a CDS encoding nucleoside deaminase, with product MNTTDPGAESHLARAVHLAVENVRNDGGPFGAVVVDASGRVFEGTNRVTANNDPTAHAEVSAIRNACAALGTFDLSGAMLYTSCEPCPMCLASSLWARVDGIVFAADRHDAAAGGFDDAVFYDYFDTPVEERSLQVTRAVPDDIPAVAPFDEWNASATRTAY from the coding sequence ATGAACACCACCGATCCCGGGGCCGAATCGCATTTGGCCCGGGCCGTGCACTTGGCCGTCGAAAACGTCCGCAATGACGGCGGACCGTTCGGAGCAGTCGTCGTCGACGCCTCCGGCCGAGTTTTCGAAGGCACGAATCGTGTCACGGCCAATAACGATCCGACCGCCCACGCCGAAGTCTCGGCAATCCGCAATGCGTGCGCGGCACTTGGCACATTCGATCTCTCCGGAGCCATGCTCTATACGAGCTGCGAACCGTGCCCCATGTGCCTGGCGTCGTCACTGTGGGCCCGGGTGGACGGCATAGTCTTTGCGGCCGACAGGCACGACGCCGCGGCCGGGGGCTTTGACGACGCGGTCTTTTACGACTACTTCGACACTCCCGTGGAAGAGCGATCGCTACAGGTCACGCGCGCGGTTCCCGACGACATCCCGGCAGTAGCGCCATTCGATGAATGGAATGCTTCGGCCACGCGGACCGCATACTAA
- a CDS encoding xanthine dehydrogenase small subunit yields MERPSLTVNGRLRRVDPAGVHTTALQWLRSDGLTGVKEGCAEGECGACAVMVATPDGDGGTAWTSMNACLIPIAALDGQEIVTAEGVGTSERLHPVQEEMAERGGSQCGYCTPGFVCSMAAEFYRPDRQSDAMGRPCNEHGPNGFDLESLSGNLCRCTGYRPIRDAAYALGAPDAGDVLARRMNDPAPGPVGTDLKKSDGRFVRPAGLENALTLLADNPGALPVAGCTDWGVDVNIRGRRESLVVAIDRLPELCAIDESDTHVDIGAAVPLTQIEQWAHGRVRLLSQLVPQFASRLIRNRATLGGNLGTGSPIGDTPPALLALGASVVLASRDGERVVPLGDYFTGYRQTVRADGELIRAVRIPLPCAPMTAFHKVAKRRFDDISSVAIGFALDIDDGQITAARIGLGGVAATPIRAVHTEQELVGRPWNSDTARDAAAALGREGTPMSDHRASSEYRSIMLSQAMLKFFAESGSAPTTIGVTP; encoded by the coding sequence ATGGAACGCCCCAGTCTCACAGTGAACGGCCGGCTGCGACGGGTCGACCCGGCCGGTGTTCATACGACGGCGCTGCAATGGCTGCGCTCGGACGGTCTCACGGGCGTCAAGGAAGGGTGCGCCGAGGGCGAATGCGGTGCGTGCGCCGTGATGGTCGCGACCCCGGACGGTGACGGCGGGACGGCATGGACGTCGATGAATGCGTGCCTGATCCCCATTGCCGCGCTCGACGGGCAAGAGATCGTCACGGCCGAAGGCGTCGGTACCTCCGAGCGTCTGCATCCGGTGCAAGAGGAGATGGCCGAGCGCGGCGGGTCCCAGTGCGGGTATTGCACGCCGGGATTCGTGTGCAGCATGGCTGCCGAGTTCTATCGCCCCGACCGGCAAAGCGACGCCATGGGCCGGCCCTGCAACGAGCACGGGCCCAACGGATTCGACCTCGAATCGCTCAGCGGCAACTTGTGCCGTTGCACCGGGTACCGGCCGATCCGCGACGCCGCGTACGCGCTGGGCGCGCCGGACGCCGGCGACGTGCTGGCGCGGCGGATGAACGACCCGGCCCCCGGGCCGGTAGGCACCGATCTGAAAAAGTCCGACGGCCGGTTCGTCCGCCCGGCCGGCCTGGAGAACGCGCTGACGCTGCTTGCCGACAACCCTGGTGCGCTCCCGGTCGCCGGGTGCACGGACTGGGGAGTCGACGTGAACATTCGCGGACGCCGCGAATCCCTCGTCGTCGCCATCGACAGGCTGCCCGAGCTGTGCGCTATCGACGAGTCCGACACCCACGTCGATATCGGCGCTGCGGTGCCGTTGACGCAGATCGAGCAGTGGGCACACGGCCGCGTCCGGCTCCTGTCGCAACTTGTGCCGCAGTTCGCCTCCCGGCTCATTCGCAACCGTGCCACCCTGGGCGGCAATCTCGGCACCGGATCGCCGATCGGCGATACGCCGCCGGCTCTGCTGGCGCTTGGAGCATCCGTTGTGCTGGCATCGCGCGACGGCGAACGCGTCGTTCCGCTGGGCGATTACTTCACCGGGTACCGGCAAACGGTACGAGCCGACGGAGAACTCATTCGCGCCGTCCGGATCCCGCTGCCGTGCGCACCGATGACGGCCTTCCACAAGGTCGCCAAGCGCAGGTTCGACGACATCTCCAGCGTCGCTATCGGGTTTGCGCTCGACATCGACGACGGGCAGATCACCGCCGCGCGAATCGGACTGGGCGGGGTGGCCGCCACGCCGATCCGGGCCGTGCACACCGAACAGGAGCTGGTCGGCCGCCCGTGGAACTCCGACACCGCTCGGGACGCCGCTGCCGCTCTCGGCCGCGAAGGCACGCCAATGAGCGACCACCGCGCCAGCAGCGAATATCGCAGCATCATGCTGTCGCAAGCCATGCTGAAATTCTTCGCGGAGTCAGGATCCGCACCGACAACGATCGGAGTCACCCCATGA
- the xdhB gene encoding xanthine dehydrogenase molybdopterin binding subunit — protein MSALSERPDGAVVGTREPHESADLHVTGRALYTDDIAMARKDALTAWPVQAPHAHAAVTAIRTEAALAVSGVAYVLTASDVPGVNDSGVSGDEPLFPGEVRYYGQAVCWVLGETAESARLGAAAVEVDYDPLPSIMTLPEAIAAGSFQGAHRVTRRGDADEALASAAHVFEGLTEMSGQEHFYLETQASLAYVDEGGQMYVQAGTQHPTETQEIVAHVLGLPSNAVTVQNVRMGGGFGGKEWQPHGLAAVAALGSMCTGRPVRLSLNRNQDLTMTGKRHGFHVPWTAGFDGDGHIVALKAELTADGGWSLDLSEPVLARALCHLDNAYWIPNVEASGRVAKTNKTSQTAFRGFGGPQGVFVIEDILGRCAAPLGFDPAELRRRNFYRPGQTTPYGQPVRHAARMHDIWSQLLADSGFDRRSAEIEAFNAGSPHTKRALAVTPIKFGISFNVAAFNQAGALVLVYKDGSVLINHGGTEMGQGLHTKMIQVAATALGVERSRVRLVPTRTDKVPNTSATAASTGADLNGGAVKNACEQIRERLAGVAGGMLGANPSDVRFSGGTVMALGVHDKELKFDDVVNAAYNQRVQLSASGYYRTEGLHWDAESWHGSPFKYFAYGAAASEVEVDGFTGAYRTRRVDIVHDVGDSLSPLIDIGQVEGGFVQGAGWLTLEDLRWDTSDGNGRGRLLTQSASTYKLPSFSEMPGEFNVTLFERAHEDGVVYGSKAVGEPPLMLAFSVREALRQAVAAFGPAGRETELAHPTTPEAVFWALHEARGAADPAETEASNVGDEILAGG, from the coding sequence ATGAGCGCCTTGTCCGAACGCCCAGACGGCGCCGTCGTCGGCACCCGTGAACCGCACGAAAGCGCGGATCTCCACGTGACGGGGCGTGCCCTCTACACCGACGACATCGCCATGGCCCGAAAAGACGCGTTGACCGCGTGGCCCGTGCAAGCGCCGCACGCCCACGCCGCTGTGACGGCGATCCGTACCGAGGCCGCGCTCGCTGTCTCCGGCGTCGCGTACGTCTTGACGGCGTCCGACGTGCCGGGCGTCAATGATTCCGGGGTCTCCGGCGACGAACCGCTTTTCCCCGGAGAAGTGCGGTACTACGGCCAAGCGGTGTGCTGGGTTCTGGGGGAGACGGCCGAGTCGGCGCGGCTCGGCGCCGCCGCCGTCGAGGTCGACTACGATCCGTTGCCGTCCATCATGACGCTTCCCGAAGCGATAGCGGCCGGCAGCTTCCAGGGAGCACACCGCGTGACTCGGCGCGGCGACGCCGACGAGGCGCTGGCGTCGGCCGCCCATGTCTTCGAGGGACTGACCGAGATGAGCGGCCAAGAGCATTTTTACCTCGAGACGCAGGCATCGCTCGCCTACGTCGACGAAGGCGGCCAAATGTACGTACAGGCCGGCACGCAGCACCCCACCGAGACGCAAGAGATCGTGGCGCACGTGCTTGGTCTGCCCAGCAACGCCGTCACCGTCCAAAACGTGCGGATGGGCGGCGGGTTCGGCGGCAAGGAATGGCAGCCGCACGGGCTGGCCGCTGTCGCGGCGCTCGGGTCGATGTGCACGGGGCGTCCGGTCCGGCTGTCGCTGAACCGCAACCAGGACCTGACGATGACCGGCAAACGCCACGGCTTTCACGTGCCGTGGACGGCCGGTTTCGACGGTGACGGGCATATCGTCGCGCTCAAGGCCGAGTTGACGGCGGACGGCGGGTGGAGCCTGGACCTGTCCGAGCCGGTGCTCGCCCGGGCGCTTTGTCACCTGGACAATGCGTACTGGATCCCGAACGTGGAAGCGTCCGGCCGAGTGGCCAAGACGAACAAGACCTCCCAAACGGCATTCCGCGGGTTCGGCGGGCCGCAAGGCGTCTTCGTGATCGAAGACATCCTCGGCCGGTGCGCGGCGCCCCTCGGTTTCGACCCGGCCGAACTGCGCCGCCGCAACTTCTACCGACCCGGCCAGACGACCCCGTACGGGCAGCCGGTCCGGCATGCGGCAAGGATGCACGACATCTGGTCGCAGCTGCTGGCCGACTCCGGCTTCGACCGGCGCAGCGCCGAGATCGAGGCGTTCAACGCCGGCAGTCCGCACACCAAGCGGGCGCTGGCAGTCACCCCCATCAAATTCGGCATTTCGTTCAACGTGGCCGCGTTCAATCAGGCCGGCGCGCTCGTACTCGTGTACAAGGACGGCTCGGTGTTGATCAATCACGGCGGCACCGAGATGGGGCAAGGGCTGCACACCAAGATGATCCAGGTGGCGGCCACGGCGCTCGGCGTCGAGCGGTCACGGGTGCGGCTGGTACCGACCAGAACCGACAAGGTGCCCAATACGTCGGCTACTGCCGCAAGCACCGGCGCCGATCTGAACGGGGGCGCCGTGAAGAACGCATGCGAACAGATCCGCGAACGCCTTGCCGGCGTGGCCGGCGGAATGCTCGGGGCGAATCCGTCCGACGTGCGGTTTTCCGGCGGAACTGTGATGGCACTGGGAGTGCACGACAAGGAGCTGAAATTCGACGACGTCGTGAACGCCGCCTATAACCAGCGGGTGCAACTGTCGGCGTCCGGCTACTACCGGACCGAAGGGTTGCATTGGGACGCCGAGTCCTGGCACGGCTCGCCGTTCAAGTATTTCGCCTACGGGGCAGCGGCGTCCGAAGTCGAGGTCGACGGGTTCACCGGGGCGTACCGGACCAGGCGCGTCGACATCGTGCACGACGTGGGCGACTCGCTGTCCCCGTTGATCGACATCGGCCAGGTCGAAGGCGGATTCGTGCAGGGCGCCGGCTGGCTTACGCTGGAAGACCTCCGATGGGACACCTCCGACGGCAACGGCCGCGGCAGGCTGCTCACCCAGTCGGCGAGCACGTACAAGCTGCCGAGCTTTTCCGAAATGCCCGGCGAATTCAATGTGACGCTCTTCGAACGGGCACATGAGGACGGCGTCGTCTACGGCTCCAAGGCCGTCGGGGAGCCGCCGCTCATGCTGGCGTTCAGCGTACGCGAAGCGTTGCGCCAGGCCGTCGCGGCATTTGGACCTGCCGGCCGGGAGACCGAGCTTGCGCACCCGACGACGCCCGAAGCCGTGTTCTGGGCGCTGCACGAGGCGCGCGGGGCCGCCGACCCGGCGGAAACGGAGGCGAGCAATGTCGGTGACGAAATCCTTGCCGGAGGCTGA
- the xdhC gene encoding xanthine dehydrogenase accessory protein XdhC, producing MSVTKSLPEADYDWLAAVRELRARREPCVIVTLAGVRGHSPRNAGAKMIVSSGSVSGTVGGGNLEATTIARARSMIAGGAVEPAMMVIPLNDKVRTEYGRQCCGGEVTIMLEPVRVPPTIAIFGVGHVGIELARILSRHEIDLFLVDSREDMLTGERLAPIMDGPATIEVRNAPVPESVLAELPASAHVVIMTHDHAEDIAVCDAALRRPDLASIGLIGSSAKWARFQVQLRAEGHGDDDLARITTPIGRRDIAGKDPAAIAVGVAAELLAALTASSVG from the coding sequence ATGTCGGTGACGAAATCCTTGCCGGAGGCTGACTACGATTGGCTCGCTGCCGTCCGCGAACTGCGCGCGCGGCGGGAGCCCTGCGTGATAGTGACGCTGGCCGGCGTCCGCGGTCACAGTCCAAGGAATGCCGGCGCCAAGATGATCGTGTCGTCGGGCAGCGTCAGCGGCACCGTCGGCGGCGGTAACCTCGAGGCGACCACCATTGCGCGGGCCCGCAGCATGATCGCCGGCGGCGCCGTCGAGCCCGCGATGATGGTGATTCCGCTGAACGACAAGGTGCGTACCGAGTACGGCCGGCAATGCTGCGGAGGTGAGGTGACGATCATGCTCGAACCGGTGCGGGTTCCGCCGACCATCGCGATCTTCGGCGTCGGACACGTCGGCATCGAATTGGCAAGGATTTTGTCGCGGCACGAAATCGACTTGTTCCTTGTCGACTCGCGGGAGGACATGCTCACCGGGGAGCGGCTGGCTCCGATCATGGACGGTCCGGCCACTATCGAAGTACGCAACGCTCCGGTGCCCGAGTCCGTACTTGCCGAGCTGCCGGCGTCGGCGCACGTAGTCATCATGACGCATGATCACGCCGAGGACATCGCCGTGTGCGATGCAGCGTTGCGGCGGCCCGACCTGGCATCGATCGGGCTCATCGGGTCGAGCGCGAAATGGGCACGTTTTCAGGTGCAGCTCCGGGCCGAAGGACATGGTGACGACGACTTGGCGCGGATCACCACGCCGATCGGACGCCGCGACATCGCCGGTAAGGATCCCGCCGCGATAGCCGTGGGTGTGGCCGCCGAGCTACTGGCGGCCCTGACCGCATCCTCGGTCGGTTGA
- a CDS encoding glycerate kinase: protein MAHVNEDAAHSPRIVVAPDKFKGSLDAAHVCAAVAAGIREIAPNARIASVPIADGGDGTVAAALAAGYVSKSETVTGPVGTPVEAEYALLGDTAVIEMATASGLALLSRDGLDALGATSRGTGELIKAALDAGARTLVLGIGGSATTDAGAGMLEALGVRIVTGDGSPVPPGGGGLAQAGRVDLTGLDSRLTDTEIVLATDVNNPLTGPDGAAAVYGPQKGADPHDVALLDDSLERFAGLVDAAAADRPGAGAAGGMGYAAMTVLGATMRQGVDVVLELVGFAEKFDGADLLVTGEGKLDRQTLSGKAPAGAAAFARDRGVPVVAVCGANELGDDDLAGASIRAVYSLVDVEPDLDVCLAEPTRLLTELGRRIAREQLRA from the coding sequence ATGGCACACGTTAATGAAGACGCTGCTCACTCCCCGCGTATTGTCGTCGCCCCGGACAAATTCAAAGGCTCGCTGGATGCCGCGCACGTGTGCGCCGCCGTGGCTGCCGGCATCCGCGAAATCGCGCCGAACGCCCGTATCGCATCGGTGCCGATCGCGGACGGCGGCGACGGCACGGTGGCTGCCGCTCTGGCCGCCGGATACGTGTCGAAATCCGAGACCGTGACCGGGCCGGTCGGCACTCCGGTCGAAGCCGAATACGCGTTACTGGGCGACACGGCAGTCATCGAGATGGCTACGGCGTCGGGGCTCGCCCTCCTGTCCCGCGACGGTCTGGACGCGCTGGGAGCCACCAGCCGCGGCACCGGCGAGCTCATCAAGGCCGCGCTCGACGCCGGCGCTCGCACTCTGGTACTCGGCATCGGCGGAAGCGCCACGACGGACGCCGGCGCCGGGATGCTCGAAGCGCTCGGCGTCCGGATCGTGACTGGGGACGGCTCCCCGGTTCCGCCGGGCGGCGGCGGCCTCGCCCAAGCCGGCCGGGTGGACCTCACCGGGCTCGACTCCCGCCTCACCGACACCGAGATCGTACTGGCCACCGACGTGAACAATCCCTTGACCGGCCCGGACGGCGCGGCTGCGGTCTACGGGCCGCAAAAGGGCGCCGACCCGCACGACGTGGCTTTGCTCGACGACTCGTTGGAACGATTCGCCGGCCTGGTGGATGCCGCCGCCGCGGATCGTCCCGGCGCCGGCGCGGCCGGGGGCATGGGGTACGCCGCCATGACGGTGCTCGGTGCCACTATGCGCCAGGGCGTGGACGTCGTGCTCGAGCTCGTCGGGTTCGCTGAGAAGTTCGACGGTGCCGACCTGCTCGTCACGGGGGAAGGCAAACTGGATCGCCAGACCCTGAGCGGCAAGGCCCCTGCCGGTGCCGCGGCGTTTGCCCGAGACCGCGGCGTCCCCGTCGTGGCGGTGTGCGGCGCCAATGAACTGGGTGATGACGATCTGGCCGGCGCGTCTATTCGTGCCGTCTACTCGCTCGTCGACGTCGAGCCGGATCTCGACGTGTGCTTGGCCGAGCCGACCCGGCTACTCACCGAGCTGGGACGGCGGATTGCCCGGGAGCAGCTGCGCGCGTGA
- a CDS encoding multidrug effflux MFS transporter: protein MRHVSAQQKGSHRGLIVLLGLMSALGPMTVDMYLPALPQITHDFATSEAAVQTTLTGSLLGMAAGQLVLSPITDALGRRWPLIAGLGIHVVFSVLSALAPGIGTLIIFRALQGAGSAAAPAIAVAIIRDISTGREASIRYSAIMFVSMVAPIVAPLIGSGLLLWTDWHGIFLVQAAMSMALAVTALFALPETQPHRQSIRQAKLATGLKIVTADRVFVGSALSQAAMMAASFCYISGLSFVAQDWYGVSEQSYGLILTGGAVVMLFMNRLGPLLIRRFSSHRVALIGLAGALTSSCLMMIAAPTVGLAGVAAFSWLCIGFQQLVTPNNRTMGLARHPSNAGIAAALMGASALSAAAISSPLMGLMGVDNGFMMALGMFSFYGLSLIASTVIIGFRHEHVE, encoded by the coding sequence ATGCGCCATGTCAGTGCGCAGCAAAAAGGGTCCCACCGGGGCCTGATAGTGCTCTTGGGCCTCATGTCAGCGCTCGGCCCCATGACTGTCGACATGTATCTGCCGGCGCTTCCGCAGATCACGCACGACTTTGCGACGTCCGAAGCCGCGGTTCAAACCACGTTGACCGGCTCGCTTCTCGGAATGGCGGCCGGACAACTCGTGCTCAGCCCGATCACGGACGCGCTCGGCCGGCGCTGGCCGCTCATTGCGGGGCTCGGGATTCACGTGGTGTTTTCGGTGCTTTCGGCACTCGCCCCCGGAATCGGCACACTCATCATTTTCCGCGCGCTCCAGGGGGCCGGTTCGGCCGCGGCGCCGGCTATTGCCGTAGCGATCATCCGCGATATTTCAACGGGACGGGAGGCATCGATCCGCTATTCGGCGATCATGTTCGTCTCCATGGTCGCCCCGATCGTCGCACCCTTGATCGGCTCGGGCCTACTGCTGTGGACCGACTGGCACGGGATCTTCCTCGTTCAGGCGGCCATGTCGATGGCATTGGCCGTGACGGCGCTTTTCGCATTGCCGGAGACGCAGCCGCATCGGCAGTCAATCCGGCAGGCAAAATTGGCGACGGGTCTGAAAATCGTGACTGCGGACCGGGTTTTCGTCGGTTCGGCGCTGTCACAGGCCGCGATGATGGCGGCAAGCTTTTGCTACATCTCGGGACTGAGCTTCGTCGCGCAAGACTGGTACGGCGTGTCCGAGCAGTCATACGGGCTCATTTTGACCGGAGGCGCGGTCGTGATGCTGTTCATGAACCGTCTCGGGCCGCTCCTGATCAGACGATTCTCGTCGCACCGGGTAGCCCTCATCGGACTGGCCGGCGCGCTGACGTCGTCCTGCCTGATGATGATTGCCGCGCCGACGGTCGGCCTCGCCGGTGTTGCGGCGTTCTCGTGGCTGTGTATCGGCTTCCAGCAGCTCGTCACTCCGAACAATCGGACGATGGGGCTGGCCAGGCATCCGTCGAATGCGGGTATCGCCGCTGCACTGATGGGAGCGTCCGCCTTGAGCGCTGCAGCAATTTCGTCACCGCTCATGGGCCTGATGGGCGTCGACAACGGTTTCATGATGGCCCTGGGAATGTTCTCGTTCTATGGGCTGTCACTCATCGCCTCAACGGTGATCATCGGTTTCCGCCACGAGCATGTGGAATGA
- a CDS encoding MFS transporter: MLAVLALSQLMIVLDATVVTIALPSAQKSLGFTTADRQWIITAYALAFGSLLLFCGKLTDLLGRKNTLMIGLAGFAAVSAVGGAAGSFAMLVTARAVQGCFAALLAPSVLSLLTTTFTDPKERGRAFGVFGAVAGGGASVGLLLGGFLTEYLSWRWCLYVNIVFAVLALLGALVLFHGHHSTTAAHLDAPGVLTVSGGLFALVYGFSNAVKGNTNNWDDPVTIGFLIAALVLLSAFVVIQTRVRHPLLPLRILGHRYRGPAFVALFLAGAGLFGALLFVTYYVQQTLGYSALQAGVAFLPTVGGMVLASITGNVVLVRRVSPRILLPTGLLLAAIGLALLTRIDLGSSYVGVLLLPLVLLGLGLGLAFPTSINLATLDVDPADAGAASASVNTSQQVGGAVGTAVLNTLAIQAASAYLSTNRLSVALPIAHAAIASYIAAFWWGSALFLVGAVVTVLLLRTAVPDALKHVKDEAPPDGR, translated from the coding sequence GTGCTTGCCGTCCTGGCGCTGTCGCAGCTAATGATCGTCCTCGATGCCACGGTTGTCACCATCGCGCTGCCGTCGGCGCAAAAGTCACTGGGGTTCACCACTGCCGACCGGCAGTGGATCATCACTGCCTATGCGCTGGCGTTCGGCAGCTTGCTCTTGTTCTGCGGCAAGCTGACCGATTTGCTCGGCCGCAAGAACACGCTCATGATCGGACTCGCGGGGTTCGCGGCCGTGTCGGCGGTCGGCGGCGCAGCGGGGAGCTTCGCCATGCTCGTCACGGCCCGCGCCGTTCAAGGGTGCTTTGCGGCGCTACTTGCCCCATCGGTACTCTCGCTGCTCACGACAACGTTCACCGACCCCAAGGAACGTGGGCGGGCGTTCGGTGTCTTCGGCGCGGTTGCCGGCGGAGGCGCCTCGGTCGGACTGCTCCTGGGCGGCTTTCTCACCGAATACCTGTCCTGGCGCTGGTGCCTGTACGTGAACATCGTGTTCGCGGTATTGGCTCTGCTCGGCGCGCTCGTGTTGTTTCATGGGCATCACTCGACGACGGCGGCGCACTTGGATGCGCCCGGCGTTTTGACGGTGTCCGGTGGCTTGTTTGCGTTGGTGTACGGGTTCTCGAACGCCGTCAAGGGAAACACGAACAACTGGGACGACCCTGTCACCATCGGCTTCTTGATCGCGGCTCTCGTGTTGCTGTCGGCATTTGTGGTGATCCAGACCCGTGTACGACACCCGTTGCTGCCGCTTCGCATCCTCGGCCACCGATATCGCGGGCCGGCATTTGTGGCGCTATTTCTGGCCGGCGCCGGCCTGTTCGGGGCTCTGTTGTTCGTGACCTATTACGTGCAGCAGACCCTCGGATACAGTGCGCTGCAAGCGGGCGTCGCATTCTTGCCGACCGTCGGCGGCATGGTGTTGGCATCGATCACCGGAAATGTCGTTCTTGTTCGGCGAGTGAGTCCGAGGATTCTGTTGCCGACGGGCCTCCTGCTCGCGGCGATCGGGCTGGCGCTTTTGACGCGAATCGACCTCGGCAGCAGCTACGTGGGCGTCTTGCTGCTTCCACTCGTTCTCCTCGGGTTGGGTCTCGGCCTGGCATTCCCGACGAGTATCAACCTGGCCACCCTTGATGTCGACCCCGCGGATGCCGGAGCGGCGTCCGCGTCGGTGAACACGAGCCAGCAAGTCGGCGGCGCAGTCGGCACGGCGGTGTTGAACACGTTGGCCATCCAAGCCGCCTCCGCGTACTTGAGCACGAACCGTCTTTCGGTGGCCCTTCCGATCGCGCATGCCGCAATCGCGAGCTATATCGCCGCTTTTTGGTGGGGTTCGGCGTTATTTCTCGTCGGCGCCGTCGTCACGGTACTGCTCTTGCGCACTGCAGTTCCCGACGCGCTGAAACACGTGAAGGACGAAGCGCCGCCGGACGGTCGCTGA